The Candidatus Poribacteria bacterium genome includes a region encoding these proteins:
- a CDS encoding DUF1801 domain-containing protein, translating to MKPVTLSPDDYIANQESDVQMVLAELHTRIKTALPNRDCCMWEGVFWSGSKQQIIGYGSYSYQRSDKKRVEWFTVGLARQKNYFSVYVNAVEGEEYLAEIYGPRLGKVKTGKSSISFRNLSDVNLGVLSEMIEHAEKITTETES from the coding sequence ATGAAACCGGTAACACTCTCACCTGATGACTATATTGCGAACCAAGAATCAGACGTTCAGATGGTTTTAGCAGAACTTCACACGCGAATCAAAACAGCACTTCCAAATCGTGACTGCTGTATGTGGGAAGGTGTCTTCTGGAGCGGTAGTAAACAGCAAATCATCGGCTACGGTAGTTATTCTTACCAGCGTTCTGATAAGAAGAGAGTAGAATGGTTCACCGTTGGGCTAGCACGGCAGAAAAATTACTTCAGTGTATATGTCAATGCGGTCGAAGGGGAAGAGTATCTCGCCGAGATTTACGGACCTCGACTCGGCAAAGTCAAAACAGGAAAAAGTAGTATCAGTTTTCGTAACCTGTCAGACGTGAACCTCGGTGTATTAAGCGAGATGATCGAACACGCAGAAAAAATAACAACTGAAACCGAATCGTGA